The Oreochromis niloticus isolate F11D_XX linkage group LG15, O_niloticus_UMD_NMBU, whole genome shotgun sequence genome includes a region encoding these proteins:
- the hmgn3 gene encoding high mobility group nucleosome-binding domain-containing protein 3 isoform X1, producing MPKRKSPEGPEGKEAPKVTKQPTRRSERLSARPAPPKPEAKPKKTVVKKVADDKGAKAKKGGAKGKKEDGPAQNGDTKANEIYVSRPSVSVSSIRSTAPSMMSVRGQSETVRVKGN from the exons ATGCCGAAGAGAAAG TCCCCAGAGGGTCCTGAGGGCAAGGAGGCCCCCAAAGTCACAAAACAG CCCACCAGAAGGTCAGAGAGATTGTCAGCG AGACCTGCTCCACCCAAGCCTGAGGCCAAGCCCAAGAAAACCGTCGTCAAG AAGGTGGCAGATGATAAGGGGGCaaaggcaaagaaaggtggTGCCAAGGGGAAGAAGGAAGACGGTCCCGCCCAGAATGGAGACACCAAGGCCAATGAG atctatGTGTCTCGTCCGTCTGTCAGTGTGTCTTCCATCAGAAGCACGGCTCCCTccatgatgtcagtgagaggacagagtgagACAGTCAGAGTTAAGG GTAActga
- the enpp5 gene encoding ectonucleotide pyrophosphatase/phosphodiesterase family member 5 isoform X1, protein MTSLLPLTEIYKSLSPSHLPHPPLSVFVLSPKGCFVSLHTMLCYLLRRGRSPLLCLWALLLPLVSLDSPNHRGRRDYLVTERPKLLLVSFDGFRWDYIDRVPTPNFRSIMDTGVKVEFVENAYITKTFPNHYSLVTGLYAETHGIVANEMYDPVLNRSFSMETDSVYDSRWWEEAVPLWVTIQKAGGRSGAAMWPGSDVKIHNMYPTQYLHYNASVSFETRVERIIEWFSAPEAEAVDFGVLYWEEPDESGHNLGPQSSLMDVVIAWIDEKLGFLINKLKKAGLYDRVNLIVTSDHGMAQLSPEKIIELDEYVSRDLYTWVDKSPVVGILPNEGKLDEVYNLLVDANPNMVVYKKEEIPEHYHYQHNIRIMPILIEAKEGWTIMQNRTGPFMLGNHGYNSSLRSMQPVFVARGPAFRENYVKSSMRSVDLYPLMCHILSIRPMPNNGSLSNVQDLLSIEPTVTTPVPPHPPVPPPGTGYSCAPIVGSFLGVVLVLGFLVVYVILVTLKQRPSRKHRSWEMSQPLLQEDLHL, encoded by the exons ATGACATCTTTGCTGCCCTTAACGGaaatatataaat CTCTTTCTCCTTCTCACCTTCCCCATCCACCTCTCTCAGTCTTTGTGCTGTCACCAAAAG gctgTTTCGTCAGTCTGCACACTATGCTCTGCTACTTGTTGCGAAGAGGCCGCAGTCCTCTGCTCTGCCTCTGGGCCCTGCTTCTGCCTCTGGTATCCCTCGATAGCCCGAACCACCGTGGACGTAGGGACTACCTTGTGACGGAGCGGCCCAAGCTGCTGCTCGTGTCCTTTGACGGCTTCCGTTGGGACTACATTGACCGCGTTCCGACGCCTAACTTCCGCAGCATCATGGACACGGGGGTGAAAGTGGAGTTTGTGGAGAATGCTTACATCACCAAAACCTTCCCTAATCATTACAGCTTAGTGACGGGGCTGTATGCTGAGACGCATGGCATTGTGGCTAATGAGATGTACGACCCTGTTCTGAACCGgtccttctccatggagacgGACAGTGTTTATGATTCACGGTGGTGGGAGGAGGCTGTGCCCCTCTGGGTGACCATCCAGAAAGCTGGAGGACGGAGCGGGGCAGCAATGTGGCCTGGGTCTGATGTCAAAATCCACAACATGTACCCTACTCAGTACCTCCACTACAACGCCTCAGTCTCCTTTGAAACCAGAGTGGAACGGATTATTGAGTGGTTCTCTGCACCAGAAGCTGAGGCGGTGGATTTTGGAGTTCTGTACTGGGAGGAGCCTGACGAGAGCGGGCACAACCTAGGACCTCAGAGTTCCTTAATGGACGTAGTCATCGCGTGGATTGATGAGAAGCTCGGCTTCCTTATAAACAAGCTAAAGAAGGCGGGGTTGTATGACAGAGTGAACCTCATAGTAACCAGTGACCACGGCATGGCTCAGCTTTCTCCTGAGAAGATCATAGAACTGGATGAGTACGTGAGCAGAGACCTGTACACCTGGGTGGATAAGAGTCCAGTGGTGGGAATCCTGCCCAACGAAG GGAAACTCGACGAGGTGTATAATCTGCTGGTGGATGCAAACCCGAACATGGTGGTGTACAAGAAGGAGGAGATTCCCGAGCACTACCATTATCAGCACAACATCAGGATCATGCCCATCCTCATAGAAGCCAAAGAAGGCTGGACCATCATGCAGAACAGGACCGGACCCTTCATGT TGGGAAACCATGGCTATAACAGCAGCTTACGTAGCATGCAGCCTGTGTTCGTGGCTCGTGGGCCGGCCTTTCGTGAGAATTACGTCAAATCCTCCATGCGCTCCGTTGACCTTTACCCTCTCATGTGCCACATCCTGTCCATCCGCCCTATGCCGAACAACGGCTCCCTCTCGAATGTTCAGGACCTCCTGTCCATAGAGCCCACTGTGACCACGCCAGTCCCACCTCACCCTCCCGTTCCCCCTCCGGGCACCGGGTACTCCTGCGCCCCCATCGTGGGCTCGTTCCTCGGTGTGGTTTTGGTGCTGGGCTTCCTAGTGGTCTACGTCATACTAGTGACACTCAAACAGCGGCCCTCgagaaaacacaggagctggGAGATGTCGCAGCCTTTACTGCAAGAGGATTTGCACCTGTAG
- the clic5b gene encoding chloride intracellular channel protein 5b, giving the protein MDNIYETLDHDDVPAGRDRVEPKYENPGEAREQLYSEVLVHRSSREEDRSSPDYMEIREGGKHSDSSSSSSDDEDAKTRKEKVEAQVQEVSGEAHNGSRRSSSSSDSSASPGDPCDDPPFQRKIQEEDNAEDGMMMAYSRPKTDPEPQESVDYTLKTLESVTLDESSSAPADPNQPNIALYIKAGSDGESIGNCPFSQRLFMILWLKGVMFNVTTVDLKRKPADLHNLAPGTHPPFLTFEGEVKTDVNKIEEFLEETLCPPKYPRLAAKHRESNTAGNDIFAKFSAYIKNTKPEANAALEKGLTRALKKLDDYLNNPLPDEIDANSMEEEKGSNRCFLDGNEFTLADCNLLPKLYIVKVVAKKYRNYDIPAEMSGVWRYLNNAFTHDEFTNTCAADTEIETAYKDVARRLAK; this is encoded by the exons ATGGACAACATCTACGAAACACTAGATCACGATGATGTTCCCGCAGGACGCGATCGCGTTGAGCCCAAGTATGAGAACCCGGGTGAGGCGAGGGAGCAGCTGTACAGCGAGGTGCTGGTCCACAGGTCGTCTCGGGAGGAAGACCGCAGCTCCCCGGATTACATGGAGATCAGGGAAGGAGGCAAACACAGCGACTCCTCTTCTTCATCCAGCGACGACGAGGACGCTAAAACGAGAAAGGAAAAAGTGGAGGCACAGGTGCAGGAGGTGAGCGGCGAGGCGCACAACGGATCCAGGcgctcatcctcctcctcagatTCATCCGCCTCACCCGGAGATCCTTGCGACGACCCGCCGTTTCAGAGGAAGATCCAGGAAGAGGATAACGCCGAGGATGGGATGATGATGGCCTACAGCCGCCCTAAAACTGACCCCGAGCCGCAGGAGTCTGTCGACTACACACTTAAAACTCTGGAAAGTGTCACTTTGGATGAAAGCAGCTCTGCGCCAGCTGATCCCAACCAACCTAACATCGCCCTGTACATTAAG GCGGGCAGCGATGGAGAAAGCATCGGCAACTGTCCCTTCTCTCAGCGCCTCTTCATGATCCTCTGGCTCAAAGGAGTCATGTTCAACGTCACGACCGTCGACCTCAAGAG GAAGCCGGCAGATCTGCACAACCTGGCTCCAGGGACGCACCCTCCTTTCCTGACCTTCGAAGGAGAGGTCAAGACAGACGTCAACAAGATTGAAGAGTTTCTTGAGGAGACACTCTGTCCTCCAAA GTATCCCAGACTGGCTGCCAAGCACAGAGAGTCCAATACAGCTGGAAACGACATCTTCGCCAAGTTCTCAGCCTACATCAAGAACACCAAACCAGAAGCCAACGCTG CTCTAGAGAAAGGTTTAACCAGAGCCCTGAAGAAGCTGGATGATTACCTTAACAACCCGTTGCCAGATGAGATCGATGCAAAcagcatggaggaggagaagggctCCAACCGATGCTTCCTGGATGGGAACGAGTTCACTCTGGCAGACTGCAACCTCCTGCCCAAACTCTACATAGTGAAG GTTGTCGCTAAGAAATACCGCAACTACGACATCCCGGCGGAAATGTCGGGGGTGTGGCGCTACCTGAACAACGCCTTCACGCATGACGAATTCACCAACACCTGCGCTGCTGACACTGAGATCGAGACCGCCTACAAAGACGTGGCGAGGAGACTGGCCAAGTAG
- the hmgn3 gene encoding high mobility group nucleosome-binding domain-containing protein 3 isoform X6, whose protein sequence is MPGGSPAYQPAVCFCLCCFYVFRGYKPKADHMQTKGSLTGVSCRRMIRLKFPSVHTNCVGPNDVMQNRPQRVLRARRPPKSQNRDLLHPSLRPSPRKPSSR, encoded by the exons ATGCCAGGAGGAAGTCCCGCCTATCagcctgctgtgtgtttttgcctCTGCTGCTTTTATGTGTTTAGAGGCTATAAACCAAAAGCGGATCATATGCAGACAAAAGGCAGTCTGACCGGTGTTTCCTGCAGACGCATGATTCGCCTCAAATTTCCCAGTGTGCACACAAACTGTGTGGGTCCCAATGACGTAATGCAGAACCG TCCCCAGAGGGTCCTGAGGGCAAGGAGGCCCCCAAAGTCACAAAACAG AGACCTGCTCCACCCAAGCCTGAGGCCAAGCCCAAGAAAACCGTCGTCAAG GTAA
- the enpp5 gene encoding ectonucleotide pyrophosphatase/phosphodiesterase family member 5 isoform X2: protein MLCYLLRRGRSPLLCLWALLLPLVSLDSPNHRGRRDYLVTERPKLLLVSFDGFRWDYIDRVPTPNFRSIMDTGVKVEFVENAYITKTFPNHYSLVTGLYAETHGIVANEMYDPVLNRSFSMETDSVYDSRWWEEAVPLWVTIQKAGGRSGAAMWPGSDVKIHNMYPTQYLHYNASVSFETRVERIIEWFSAPEAEAVDFGVLYWEEPDESGHNLGPQSSLMDVVIAWIDEKLGFLINKLKKAGLYDRVNLIVTSDHGMAQLSPEKIIELDEYVSRDLYTWVDKSPVVGILPNEGKLDEVYNLLVDANPNMVVYKKEEIPEHYHYQHNIRIMPILIEAKEGWTIMQNRTGPFMLGNHGYNSSLRSMQPVFVARGPAFRENYVKSSMRSVDLYPLMCHILSIRPMPNNGSLSNVQDLLSIEPTVTTPVPPHPPVPPPGTGYSCAPIVGSFLGVVLVLGFLVVYVILVTLKQRPSRKHRSWEMSQPLLQEDLHL from the exons ATGCTCTGCTACTTGTTGCGAAGAGGCCGCAGTCCTCTGCTCTGCCTCTGGGCCCTGCTTCTGCCTCTGGTATCCCTCGATAGCCCGAACCACCGTGGACGTAGGGACTACCTTGTGACGGAGCGGCCCAAGCTGCTGCTCGTGTCCTTTGACGGCTTCCGTTGGGACTACATTGACCGCGTTCCGACGCCTAACTTCCGCAGCATCATGGACACGGGGGTGAAAGTGGAGTTTGTGGAGAATGCTTACATCACCAAAACCTTCCCTAATCATTACAGCTTAGTGACGGGGCTGTATGCTGAGACGCATGGCATTGTGGCTAATGAGATGTACGACCCTGTTCTGAACCGgtccttctccatggagacgGACAGTGTTTATGATTCACGGTGGTGGGAGGAGGCTGTGCCCCTCTGGGTGACCATCCAGAAAGCTGGAGGACGGAGCGGGGCAGCAATGTGGCCTGGGTCTGATGTCAAAATCCACAACATGTACCCTACTCAGTACCTCCACTACAACGCCTCAGTCTCCTTTGAAACCAGAGTGGAACGGATTATTGAGTGGTTCTCTGCACCAGAAGCTGAGGCGGTGGATTTTGGAGTTCTGTACTGGGAGGAGCCTGACGAGAGCGGGCACAACCTAGGACCTCAGAGTTCCTTAATGGACGTAGTCATCGCGTGGATTGATGAGAAGCTCGGCTTCCTTATAAACAAGCTAAAGAAGGCGGGGTTGTATGACAGAGTGAACCTCATAGTAACCAGTGACCACGGCATGGCTCAGCTTTCTCCTGAGAAGATCATAGAACTGGATGAGTACGTGAGCAGAGACCTGTACACCTGGGTGGATAAGAGTCCAGTGGTGGGAATCCTGCCCAACGAAG GGAAACTCGACGAGGTGTATAATCTGCTGGTGGATGCAAACCCGAACATGGTGGTGTACAAGAAGGAGGAGATTCCCGAGCACTACCATTATCAGCACAACATCAGGATCATGCCCATCCTCATAGAAGCCAAAGAAGGCTGGACCATCATGCAGAACAGGACCGGACCCTTCATGT TGGGAAACCATGGCTATAACAGCAGCTTACGTAGCATGCAGCCTGTGTTCGTGGCTCGTGGGCCGGCCTTTCGTGAGAATTACGTCAAATCCTCCATGCGCTCCGTTGACCTTTACCCTCTCATGTGCCACATCCTGTCCATCCGCCCTATGCCGAACAACGGCTCCCTCTCGAATGTTCAGGACCTCCTGTCCATAGAGCCCACTGTGACCACGCCAGTCCCACCTCACCCTCCCGTTCCCCCTCCGGGCACCGGGTACTCCTGCGCCCCCATCGTGGGCTCGTTCCTCGGTGTGGTTTTGGTGCTGGGCTTCCTAGTGGTCTACGTCATACTAGTGACACTCAAACAGCGGCCCTCgagaaaacacaggagctggGAGATGTCGCAGCCTTTACTGCAAGAGGATTTGCACCTGTAG
- the hmgn3 gene encoding high mobility group nucleosome-binding domain-containing protein 3 isoform X4 codes for MPKRKSPEGPEGKEAPKVTKQRPAPPKPEAKPKKTVVKKVADDKGAKAKKGGAKGKKEDGPAQNGDTKANEIYVSRPSVSVSSIRSTAPSMMSVRGQSETVRVKGN; via the exons ATGCCGAAGAGAAAG TCCCCAGAGGGTCCTGAGGGCAAGGAGGCCCCCAAAGTCACAAAACAG AGACCTGCTCCACCCAAGCCTGAGGCCAAGCCCAAGAAAACCGTCGTCAAG AAGGTGGCAGATGATAAGGGGGCaaaggcaaagaaaggtggTGCCAAGGGGAAGAAGGAAGACGGTCCCGCCCAGAATGGAGACACCAAGGCCAATGAG atctatGTGTCTCGTCCGTCTGTCAGTGTGTCTTCCATCAGAAGCACGGCTCCCTccatgatgtcagtgagaggacagagtgagACAGTCAGAGTTAAGG GTAActga
- the hmgn3 gene encoding high mobility group nucleosome-binding domain-containing protein 3 isoform X10: protein MPKRKSPEGPEGKEAPKVTKQPTRRSERLSARPAPPKPEAKPKKTVVKVADDKGAKAKKGGAKGKKEDGPAQNGDTKANEVTEAAEEATEEKA from the exons ATGCCGAAGAGAAAG TCCCCAGAGGGTCCTGAGGGCAAGGAGGCCCCCAAAGTCACAAAACAG CCCACCAGAAGGTCAGAGAGATTGTCAGCG AGACCTGCTCCACCCAAGCCTGAGGCCAAGCCCAAGAAAACCGTCGTCAAG GTGGCAGATGATAAGGGGGCaaaggcaaagaaaggtggTGCCAAGGGGAAGAAGGAAGACGGTCCCGCCCAGAATGGAGACACCAAGGCCAATGAG GTAActgaagcagcagaagaagcGACCGAGGAGAAGGCGTAA
- the hmgn3 gene encoding high mobility group nucleosome-binding domain-containing protein 3 isoform X7 has protein sequence MPKRKSPEGPEGKEAPKVTKQPTRRSERLSARPAPPKPEAKPKKTVVKKVADDKGAKAKKGGAKGKKEDGPAQNGDTKANECVFHQKHGSLHDVSERTE, from the exons ATGCCGAAGAGAAAG TCCCCAGAGGGTCCTGAGGGCAAGGAGGCCCCCAAAGTCACAAAACAG CCCACCAGAAGGTCAGAGAGATTGTCAGCG AGACCTGCTCCACCCAAGCCTGAGGCCAAGCCCAAGAAAACCGTCGTCAAG AAGGTGGCAGATGATAAGGGGGCaaaggcaaagaaaggtggTGCCAAGGGGAAGAAGGAAGACGGTCCCGCCCAGAATGGAGACACCAAGGCCAATGAG TGTGTCTTCCATCAGAAGCACGGCTCCCTccatgatgtcagtgagaggacagagtga
- the hmgn3 gene encoding high mobility group nucleosome-binding domain-containing protein 3 isoform X11, which yields MPKRKSPEGPEGKEAPKVTKQRPAPPKPEAKPKKTVVKKVADDKGAKAKKGGAKGKKEDGPAQNGDTKANECVFHQKHGSLHDVSERTE from the exons ATGCCGAAGAGAAAG TCCCCAGAGGGTCCTGAGGGCAAGGAGGCCCCCAAAGTCACAAAACAG AGACCTGCTCCACCCAAGCCTGAGGCCAAGCCCAAGAAAACCGTCGTCAAG AAGGTGGCAGATGATAAGGGGGCaaaggcaaagaaaggtggTGCCAAGGGGAAGAAGGAAGACGGTCCCGCCCAGAATGGAGACACCAAGGCCAATGAG TGTGTCTTCCATCAGAAGCACGGCTCCCTccatgatgtcagtgagaggacagagtga
- the hmgn3 gene encoding high mobility group nucleosome-binding domain-containing protein 3 isoform X9, giving the protein MPKRKSPEGPEGKEAPKVTKQPTRRSERLSARPAPPKPEAKPKKTVVKKVADDKGAKAKKGGAKGKKEDGPAQNGDTKANEVTEAAEEATEEKA; this is encoded by the exons ATGCCGAAGAGAAAG TCCCCAGAGGGTCCTGAGGGCAAGGAGGCCCCCAAAGTCACAAAACAG CCCACCAGAAGGTCAGAGAGATTGTCAGCG AGACCTGCTCCACCCAAGCCTGAGGCCAAGCCCAAGAAAACCGTCGTCAAG AAGGTGGCAGATGATAAGGGGGCaaaggcaaagaaaggtggTGCCAAGGGGAAGAAGGAAGACGGTCCCGCCCAGAATGGAGACACCAAGGCCAATGAG GTAActgaagcagcagaagaagcGACCGAGGAGAAGGCGTAA
- the hmgn3 gene encoding high mobility group nucleosome-binding domain-containing protein 3 isoform X2: MPKRKSPEGPEGKEAPKVTKQPTRRSERLSARPAPPKPEAKPKKTVVKVADDKGAKAKKGGAKGKKEDGPAQNGDTKANEIYVSRPSVSVSSIRSTAPSMMSVRGQSETVRVKGN; the protein is encoded by the exons ATGCCGAAGAGAAAG TCCCCAGAGGGTCCTGAGGGCAAGGAGGCCCCCAAAGTCACAAAACAG CCCACCAGAAGGTCAGAGAGATTGTCAGCG AGACCTGCTCCACCCAAGCCTGAGGCCAAGCCCAAGAAAACCGTCGTCAAG GTGGCAGATGATAAGGGGGCaaaggcaaagaaaggtggTGCCAAGGGGAAGAAGGAAGACGGTCCCGCCCAGAATGGAGACACCAAGGCCAATGAG atctatGTGTCTCGTCCGTCTGTCAGTGTGTCTTCCATCAGAAGCACGGCTCCCTccatgatgtcagtgagaggacagagtgagACAGTCAGAGTTAAGG GTAActga
- the hmgn3 gene encoding high mobility group nucleosome-binding domain-containing protein 3 isoform X3: MPGGSPAYQPAVCFCLCCFYVFRGYKPKADHMQTKGSLTGVSCRRMIRLKFPSVHTNCVGPNDVMQNRPQRVLRARRPPKSQNSPPEGQRDCQRDLLHPSLRPSPRKPSSR, from the exons ATGCCAGGAGGAAGTCCCGCCTATCagcctgctgtgtgtttttgcctCTGCTGCTTTTATGTGTTTAGAGGCTATAAACCAAAAGCGGATCATATGCAGACAAAAGGCAGTCTGACCGGTGTTTCCTGCAGACGCATGATTCGCCTCAAATTTCCCAGTGTGCACACAAACTGTGTGGGTCCCAATGACGTAATGCAGAACCG TCCCCAGAGGGTCCTGAGGGCAAGGAGGCCCCCAAAGTCACAAAACAG CCCACCAGAAGGTCAGAGAGATTGTCAGCG AGACCTGCTCCACCCAAGCCTGAGGCCAAGCCCAAGAAAACCGTCGTCAAG GTAA
- the hmgn3 gene encoding high mobility group nucleosome-binding domain-containing protein 3 isoform X8 encodes MPKRKSPEGPEGKEAPKVTKQPTRRSERLSARPAPPKPEAKPKKTVVKVADDKGAKAKKGGAKGKKEDGPAQNGDTKANECVFHQKHGSLHDVSERTE; translated from the exons ATGCCGAAGAGAAAG TCCCCAGAGGGTCCTGAGGGCAAGGAGGCCCCCAAAGTCACAAAACAG CCCACCAGAAGGTCAGAGAGATTGTCAGCG AGACCTGCTCCACCCAAGCCTGAGGCCAAGCCCAAGAAAACCGTCGTCAAG GTGGCAGATGATAAGGGGGCaaaggcaaagaaaggtggTGCCAAGGGGAAGAAGGAAGACGGTCCCGCCCAGAATGGAGACACCAAGGCCAATGAG TGTGTCTTCCATCAGAAGCACGGCTCCCTccatgatgtcagtgagaggacagagtga
- the hmgn3 gene encoding high mobility group nucleosome-binding domain-containing protein 3 isoform X5, translating into MPKRKSPEGPEGKEAPKVTKQRPAPPKPEAKPKKTVVKVADDKGAKAKKGGAKGKKEDGPAQNGDTKANEIYVSRPSVSVSSIRSTAPSMMSVRGQSETVRVKGN; encoded by the exons ATGCCGAAGAGAAAG TCCCCAGAGGGTCCTGAGGGCAAGGAGGCCCCCAAAGTCACAAAACAG AGACCTGCTCCACCCAAGCCTGAGGCCAAGCCCAAGAAAACCGTCGTCAAG GTGGCAGATGATAAGGGGGCaaaggcaaagaaaggtggTGCCAAGGGGAAGAAGGAAGACGGTCCCGCCCAGAATGGAGACACCAAGGCCAATGAG atctatGTGTCTCGTCCGTCTGTCAGTGTGTCTTCCATCAGAAGCACGGCTCCCTccatgatgtcagtgagaggacagagtgagACAGTCAGAGTTAAGG GTAActga